In Mercenaria mercenaria strain notata chromosome 15, MADL_Memer_1, whole genome shotgun sequence, a single genomic region encodes these proteins:
- the LOC128549177 gene encoding organic anion transporter 3-like: protein MEKVGSMIAPFTRNVSSKIGWLPPCVFAVMCLITVLLFAFVPETTGVELPQTIEELREWYRVNKFELRIGKNRHTTKETGENDSN from the exons ATGGAAAAAGTTGGGTCTATGATTGCACCTTTCACAAGAAACGTG TCAAGTAAAATTGGATGGTTACCGCCTTGCGTGTTTGCCGTCATGTGTCTGATAACAGTATTACTATTTGCCTTTGTGCCGGAAACCACTGGCGTAGAACTTCCGCAGACAATAGAGGAGCTTCGAGAATGGTACCGCGTGAACAAATTCGAGCTTAGAATAGGCAAAAATAGACACACAACTAAAGAAACAGGAGAAAATGACTCAAACTAG
- the LOC123558212 gene encoding solute carrier family 22 member 13-like, translated as MRVTSTTKEVNHSPQRLTTQRVNSKQRWDFVCQNAELGELTQVLYTAGLMLGTFVFPTLSDRYGRKPVMVLSHVISFGISLGMAFSGSYVVFVVLKFLTGFFQQGLLAGTTLCLESVPTEIRHYCAVLGLLSWTSFCALMSPIAYAFRDYPWKYLQITYAMCSSWSILQWWMTDESLRWVIANNQIDRAKEIIKNACKWNKKDYGEVMETIGWGDLVDANSKALAMTNVPESKDVEDVLDAFFRQISGLDYPTRGQRDVIVGSNGADLDPLVQHISSISHANGGQKTEEFDDDEIEVKKYTMFDIFKHKRILIVSMIMWYTWLCDSFVYFGLYLTSSHLYGDRYINFFLSALVEYPSCLLQYFILTRIGRKWTAVIGHFVAAVGLAVATALTYTAVFGSLSPYNNKKE; from the exons ATGAGGGTTACTAGTACCACCAAAGAGGTTAATCATTCACCACAGAGGTTAACCACACAGAGGGTTAATAGCAAACAGAGG TGGGATTTTGTGTGTCAGAATGCTGAGCTTGGAGAACTAACACAAGTTCTTTACACAGCTGGACTGATGCTCGGAACGTTTGTCTTTCCAACTCTTTCTG ACCGATACGGCAGAAAGCCTGTTATGGTTTTAAGTCACGTGATCTCCTTCGGAATATCGCTTGGAATGGCCTTTAGCGGGAGCTACGTTGTATTTGTGGTGTTGAAATTCTTGACGGGCTTCTTTCAACAG GGGCTGTTGGCTGGCACAACTCTGTGTTTGGAATCAGTGCCAACTGAAATTCGTCATTACTGTGCAGTTTTAGGACTACTGTCTTGGACCTCATTCTGCGCCCTAATGTCTCCAATAGCCTATGCATTCAGGGACTACCCGTGGAAATACTTACAGATTACATACGCTATGTGCAGTTCCTGGTCTATTCTTCAGTGGTG GATGACTGACGAGTCTTTACGCTGGGTGATAGCAAACAACCAGATTGACAGAGCAAAGGAAATTATCAAAAATGCCTGTAAATGGAATAAGAAAGACTATGGAGAAGTAATGGAGACAATTGGTTGGGGAGATCTGGTAGATGCTAATAGTAAAGCTCTGGCGATGACAAATGTTCCAGAGTCCAAGGATGTAGAGGATGTTCTGGATGCATTTTTCCGTCAGATATCAGGTCTTGACTATCCAACTCGTGGCCAAAGAGATGTTATCGTAGGAAGTAACGGAGCAGACCTTGACCCGCTGGTTCAACATATCTCGAGCATAAGCCATGCAAATGGCGGACAGAAAACGGAGGAGTTCGATGATGACGAAATAGAAGTGAAGAAATACACAATGTTTGATATATTCAAACATAAACGTATATTGATAGTATCGATGATAATGTGGTATACCTG GCTGTGTGACAGTTTTGTGTACTTTGGCTTATACTTGACTTCATCACATCTCTATGGAGACAGATATATCAACTTCTTTTTGAGTGCATTGGTGGAGTATCCATCTTgtcttttacagtattttattctAACTAG AATTGGCAGGAAGTGGACAGCGGTGATCGGTCACTTTGTTGCTGCCGTGGGTTTAGCCGTTGCAACAGCTTTAACATACACTGCTG TGTTTGGATCTTTGTCGCCATACAACAACAAAAAGGAATAA